In the Anser cygnoides isolate HZ-2024a breed goose chromosome 27, Taihu_goose_T2T_genome, whole genome shotgun sequence genome, one interval contains:
- the MYO9B gene encoding unconventional myosin-IXb isoform X8, protein MSLTDADSAVCQAKAVYNLHIYPQLSTESAPCCKVTATKDTTSSDVIKDVINILNLDVSKHYVLVEVKESGGEEWVLDINDSPVHRVLLWPRRAQDEHPQKDGYYFLLQERNTDGTIKYAQMQLLSKETDARRLVERGFLPWHQEDFDDLCNIPNLTEKTLLENLKCRFLKHKIYTYAGSILIAINPFKFLPIYNPKYVKLYENHQLGKLEPHIFAIADVAYHTMLKKHINQCIVISGESGSGKTQSTNFLIHCLTALSQKGYASGVERTILGAGPVLEAFGNAKTAHNNNSSRFGKFIQVNYLENGIVRGAVVEKYLLEKSRLVSHEKGERNYHVFYYLLLGVNEEERKEFHLKQPEDYFYLNQHNLKIEDGEDLRHDFERLKQAMEMVGFLSATKKQIFSVLSAILYLGNVTYKKKATGRDEGLEVGPPEVLDILSQLLKVKREILVEVLTKRKTVTANDKLILPYSLNEAITARDSMAKSLYSALFDWIVLRINHALLNKKDMEESVTCLSIGVLDIFGFEDFETNSFEQFCINYANEQLQYYFNQHIFKLEQEEYKSEGITWHNIDYTDNVACIHLISKKPTGLFYLLDEESNFPHATNQTLLAKFKQQHEENKFFVGTPVMEPAFIIRHFAGKVKYQIKDFREKNMDYMRPDIVALLRSSDSAYVRELIGMDPVAVFRWAVLRAVIRAMAVFAEAGRQRAQKTAGVVRQGPRVPLGELQRSNTPVEKVYRDMHEQIIASIKGLPWQGDDPCKLLRSLNRLQHRSHFMKSRGIKQKQIIPKNLLDSKSLKLIVSMTLHDRTTKSLLHLHKKKKPPSISAQFQTSLNKLLETLGKAEPFFIRCIRSNAEKKEMLFDESLVLQQLRYTGMLETVRIRRSGYSAKYTFQEFIDQFQVLLPKNARASKEDIFAYLNKLQLDKNYCQIGKTKVFMKEAERQILQETLHKEVIRKIILLQSWLRMVLERRRFLRTRQAAIVLQACWRSRCVRRALQRNNAAVYIQSVWRRYREQKCYLQQKKRICLVQAVVRGHLQRKRFQKMAIEKQKAEEEQRKMHEAQDRENDMNKDEGDEPATDQLPVKHESEPDEAVGGKDEAPNEQAENLSSSQKATLLQKNMIEGSEKVTNSREKREFRRQRGLEHNELQNKHVLFTFDGATLTCHEEQTSSEEALETVPEPKISTEQDAVLQGSSVEEESPNEEKAISDTPPSSEIKETSSIPEQPPASEVERVDKTVDRVEAQGNQNNLLKGSQSCPERPTNLALNLENTLSATGSFQTPAEGWADKNKRLAQKATKDLDSPTSSNIQRYVDDPGKLKYKREKWKGKRQSDAGQNDMLSQSLDGRTRADQSPQDPLAKKGTSSSLNDLLTLAQSVAMNQLSPDTIEEEKGNKKSPLQKKPSDLLPTTDSAVSTQPASQQIDAKSAFKSPLRRLLGKKPDKKIPKEYPDVIDEGDGLSLTSCILFPETGGSQKVSEASSGQPSRLQAGERHVKESSKTKKNRTIKISKISSVSQNWRASMAREIANANELKHLDEFLLNKINDLRSQKSGVECLFFEATEKFRGNIKTMYSAPNGQIHVGYKDLAENYQLLVTNLAKKREEKEVKLVLNLFQSLLDEFIRGYTKKEESEQPKQTKAQKKKRKQDRSIEEHNGHVFTNYQVSIRQSCEHCSSYIWPMEKACLCSVCKLICHKKCMSKIQSSCTSCGKKNEQDTEPRHFGVCVSSLTSERNSVPVVMEKLLEYVEMHGLYTEGIYRKSGSANRMKELKQLLQADPNSVKLENYPIHTITGILKQWLRELPDPLMTSAQYNDFLRAVELPEKQEQLCAIYSVLEQLPQANHNTLERLIFHLVKVALIEDVNRMSPNALAIVFAPCLLRCPDTSDPLTSMKDVSKTTMCVEMLIKEQIRKYKIKMDEINQLEAAESIAFRRLSLLRQNTLWPVKLGFSSPYEGMLSKSPQVKGNDSSNSELDSLNEEEEVSEADNREKEILIDRLQSIKEEKEDITYRLPELDQRGSDEENVDSETSASTESLLEERTGRMDTEGQY, encoded by the exons ATGAGTTTAACGGATGCTGACAGTGCAGTTTGCCAGGCAAAGGCAGTCTATAATCTTCATATTTACCCCCAACTCTCGACAGAAAGTGCTCCATGCTGCAAAGTGACAGCAACCAAGGACACCACGTCTTCAGATGTCATCAAGGATGTGATTAATATCTTAAACTTGGATGTCTCAAAACATTACGTGCTTGTGGAGGTGAAAGAATCCGGTGGTGAAGAATGGGTACTTGATATAAATGATTCTCCTGTTCATAGAGTTTTACTTTGGCCTCGCCGTGCTCAGGATGAGCATCCTCAAAAGGATGGGTACTACTTTCTTTTGCAAGAAAGGAACACTGATGGGACCATCAAATATGCCCAGATGCAACTGCTTTCCAAGGAGACGGATGCTCGACGATTGGTTGAAAGAGGTTTTCTTCCATGGCATCAGGAGGACTTTGATGACTTGTGCAATATCCCCAACTTAACAGAGAAAACACTCCTAGAAAATCTCAAATGTCGCTTTCTAAAACACAAAATTTATACTTACGCAGGAAGTATTTTGATTGCAATTAACCCCTTCAAGTTCTTGCCCATTTATAATCCTAAATATGTCAAGCTATATGAGAACCATCAGCTTGGGAAGTTGGAGCCTCATATCTTTGCCATTGCTGATGTGGCTTATCACACAATGCTTAAAAAACATATTAATCAGTGCATAGTTATATCAGGTGAAAGTGGCTCTGGAAAAACTCAAAGCACAAACTTCTTAATTCACTGCCTCACAGCACTAAGCCAGAAAGGGTACGCAAGTGGTGTGGAGAGAACTATTCTAGGAGCTGGACCAGTTCTGGAG GCATTTGGAAATGCAAAAACAGCACATAACAATAACTCCAGTCGTTTTGGAAAGTTTATTCAAGTCAACTATTTAGAGAATGGTATTGTCCGAGG GGCTGTTGTTGAAAAATACCTGCTTGAAAAATCACGTCTGGTTTCTCATGAAAAAGGTGAAAG GAATTATCATGTCTTTTATTATTTGCTACTTGGAGTCAATGAGGAAGAGCGTAAAGAATTTCACCTCAAGCAACCTGAAGATTATTTCTACCTCAACCAG CATAACTTGAAAATTGAAGATGGGGAAGATCTCCGGCATGACTTTGAAAGATTAAAACAAGCGATGGAGATGGTTGGCTTTctttcagcaacaaaaaaaca gattttttcagtgctttcagctATTCTTTATTTGGGCAACGTTACGTACAAGAAGAAAGCTACAGGTCGTGATGAAGGATTGGAAGTTGGACCTCCTGAAGTGCTGGACATTCTTTCTCAGCTTTTGAAA GTCAAACGTGAGATTTTAGTGGAAGtgctaacaaaaagaaaaactgtgacTGCTAATGATAAGCTTATTTTGCCATATAGTCTCAATGAG GCAATAACAGCTCGTGATTCAATGGCAAAATCCTTGTACAGTGCTCTGTTTGATTGGATTGTTCTGCGAATTAATCATGCACTCCTtaataagaaggacatggaggaaTCTGTTACA TGTTTGTCCATTGGTGTACTGGATATTTTTGGGTTTGAAGACTTTGAAACCAACAGTTTTGAGCAGTTCTGCATAAATTATGCTAACGAGCAGCTTCAGTATTATTTCAATCAGCATATTTTCAAATTGGAACAG GAGGAATATAAGAGTGAAGGGATCACTTGGCACAATATTGACTATACTGATAATGTGGCCTGCATTCACTTAATCAGCAAGAAGCCCACTGGTCTCTTCTATCTTCTGGATGAAGAAAGCAA ttTTCCACATGCCACCAACCAAACTCTACTTGCAAAATTCAAACAGCAGCACGAGGAGAACAAGTTTTTTGTTGGAACCCCAGTAATGGAACCTGCTTTTATTATTCGACACTTTGCCGGGAAAGTTAAATACCAGATAAAA gatttcagagagaaaaatatggaTTATATGAGACCAGATATTGTTGCTTTACTACGAAGCAGTGACAGCGCTTATGTTCGGGAGCTGATAGGAATGGATCCGGTAGCTGTGTTCCGTTGGGCTGTTCTGCGGGCAGTTATTCGAGCAATGGCCGTCTTTGCAGAAGCTGGACGCCAGAGAGCTCAGAAGACTGCAG GAGTGGTGCGCCAAGGACCCCGAGTTCCCCTTGGAGAACTCCAGAGATCAAATACACCAGTAGAAAAAGTTTACCG AGACATGCATGAACAAATCATCGCAAGTATTAAAGGACTTCCATGGCAGGGAGATGATCCCTGTAAGCTGCTTCGGTCACTCAATCGACTTCAACACCGCTCCCACTTCAT gaaaagtAGAGGTatcaaacaaaagcagatcaTTCCCAAG AACTTGTTGGATTCCAAATCTCTGAAGCTCATAGTAAGCATGACTCTACATGATCGAACTACAAAATCCCTCTTGCACTTgcacaaaaagaagaaacccCCTAGCATAAGCGCGCAATTCCAG ACTTCACTTAATAAATTACTGGAGACACTGGGGAAGGCTGAGCCGTTCTTCATCCGCTGTATCCGCTCCAATGCTGAGAAG aaagagatgCTCTTTGATGAAAGCTTGGTGCTTCAACAGTTAAGGTACACTGGCATGCTTGAAACCGTGCGAATCAGAAGATCTGGCTACAGTGCCAAGTATACATTCCAG GAATTCATAGATCAGTTTCAGGTGCTACTTCCCAAAAATGCCAGAGCCTCTAAGGAAGacatttttgcttatttgaaTAAACTACAACTGGATAAAAACTACTGTCAAATAGGGAAGACCAAG GTTTTTATGAAAGAGGCTGAACGGCAGATACTACAGGAAACACTACACAAAGAAGTGATCAGGAAAATCATTCTTCTTCAGAGCTGGCTCAGGATGGTTTTAGAAAGGAGACGCTTTCTCCGAACACGGCAAGCAGCAATTGTTTTACAG GCTTGCTGGCGTTCCCGCTGTGTTAGGAGGGCACTGCAAAGGAATAATGCTGCTGTTTATATTCAGTCAGTATGGCGAAGATATAGGGAGCAAAAATGTTACCTTCAGCAGAAGAAGAGAATTTGTCTTGTGCAAGCTGTGGTGAGAGGGCATCTTCAGCGTAAGAG atttcagaaaatggctatagaaaagcaaaaagctgaagaagaacagagaaaaatgcatgaagCTCAAGACAGAGAGAATGATATGAACAAGGATGAGGGCGATGAACCAGCAACAGATCAATTGCCTGTGAAACATGAGTCAGAGCCGGATGAAGCTGTTGGGGGCAAAGACGAAGCTCCAAATGAGCAAGCTGAAAACCTAAGCTCATCTCAAAAAGCCACGTTACTTCAGAAGAACATGATAGAGGGCTCTGAGAAAGTAACAAACAGCCGGGAGAAACGTGAATTCCGCCGGCAGAGGGGGCTGGAACATAATGAGTTACAAAATAAGCATGTCCTGTTTACCTTCGATGGAGCAACTTTAACGTGCCATGAGGAACAAACCTCTTCTGAAGAGGCCCTGGAAACTGTTCCAGAGCCAAAAATATCCACAGAACAAGATGCTGTCCTTCAGGGAAGTAGTGTGGAAGAAGAGAgtccaaatgaagaaaaagccaTTTCGGACACACCACCCTCAAGCGAGATAAAAGAAACTAGTTCTATTCCTGAGCAACCACCTGCATCAGAAGTAGAAAGAGTAGATAAGACAGTTGATAGAGTGGAAGCACAAGGGAACCAAAATAACCTGTTAAAGGGCAGCCAAAGCTGTCCTGAAAGGCCGACAAATCTTGCACTGAATCTTGAAAACACACTTTCTGCTACTGGGAGCTTTCAAACTCCAGCTGAAGGTTGGGCAGATAAAAACAAACGTCTTGCTCAGAAGGCAACCAAAGATCTGGATAGTCCTACTTCTTCCAATATCCAGAGATACGTGGATGATCCAGGGAAACTGAAGTACAAGAGAGAAaagtggaaaggaaagagacagTCTGATGCTGGTCAGAATGACATGCTGAGCCAGTCTTTGGATGGAAGAACACGTGCAGATCAGTCTCCTCAGGATCCGTTGGC AAAGAAGGGGACTTCATCTTCATTAAATGATCTCTTAACGTTGGCCCAGTCTGTTGCTATGAATCAG CTATCACCAGATAcgatagaagaagaaaaaggcaacaagaaaTCTCCTTTGCAAAAGAAGCCCAGTGACCTCTTACCTACCACAGATTCAGCTGTTTCCACACAGCCAGCAAGTCAGCAAATAGATGCCAA GTCTGCTTTCAAAAGTCCATTGCGTAgacttttggggaaaaagcCAGACAAGAAAATTCCAAAGGAGTATCCTGATGTGATTGATGAAGGTGACGGACTCTCACTTACATCTTGTATCCTGTTTCCAGAAACAGGAGGATCACAGAAGGTTTCGGAAG CTTCTTCTGGACAGCCGAGTCGTCTCCAGGCAGGGGAACGCCATGTGAAGGAGAGtagtaaaacaaagaagaaCCGTACTATCAAGATCAGCAAGATCTCAAGTGTGTCTCAGAATTGGCGAGCTTCCATGGCCCGTGAGATTGCAAATGCCAATGAACTGAAACATCTTGATGAGTTCCTTCTAAACAAG ATAAATGACTTGCGCTCCCAGAAGTCTGGCGttgaatgtttgttttttgaagccacagagaaattcagaggaaaTATCAAGACCATGTACTCTGCTCCT aaTGGGCAAATCCATGTTGGCTACAAGGATCTGGCGGAAAATTACCAGCTTCTAGTTACAAATCTGGccaaaaaaagggaagagaaagaagtcaAGCTGGTTTTGAATCTTTTCCAATCCCTTCTGGATGAATTCATCAGAGGATATACAAAAAAAGAGGAATCTGAACAGCCCAAG CAAACCAAAGCCCAGAAGAAGAAACGAAAACAAGATCGTTCA ATTGAAGAACATAATGGCCACGTATTCACAAACTACCAAGTGAGCATTCGGCAGTCATGTGAACACTGCTCATCCTACATCTGGCCCATGGAAAAGGCATGTCTCTGCAGTG TTTGCAAGTTGATTTGTCACAAGAAGTGCATGTCCAAAATCCAGAGCAGCTGTACATCCTGTGGAAAAAAG AATGAACAGGATACAGAACCACGTCACTTCGGAGTATGTGTGAGTTCCCTGACCAGTGAGAGAAATTCAGTCCCCGTTGTCATGGAGAAGCTGCTGGAGTATGTGGAGATGCATGGCCTCTACACAGAAGGCATTTACAGGAAATCAGGATCAGCAAATCGTATGAAAGAGCTGAAGCAGTTGTTGCAAGCAG ATCCAAACTCAGTGAAACTGGAGAATTACCCTATTCACACTATTACGGGCATCCTTAAGCAATGGCTTCGGGAATTACCAGATCCACTAATGACCTCGGCACAGTACAATGATTTTCTTCGTGCTGTAG AACTACCAGAAAAACAGGAGCAACTCTGTGCCATTTACAGTGTCCTCGAACAGCTTCCACAAGCAAATCACAACACCTTGGAACGACTCATCTTCCACCTAGTCAA AGTGGCTCTGATAGAAGATGTCAACCGTATGTCACCTAATGCCTTGGCCATTGTTTTTGCTCCGTGCCTCTTACGTTGTCCCGATACCTCAGACCCTTTAACCAGCATGAAAGATGTTTCAAAAACAACCAT GTGTGTAGAAATGCTGATAAAGGAACAGATAAGGAAGTACAAGATAAAAATGGATGAAATAAATCAGCTGGAAGCAGCTGAAAGCATTGCTTTTCGAAGACTCTCGTTGCTTCGGCAGAATACG CTCTGGCCTGTAAAACTTGGGTTTTCTTCCCCTTATGAGGGGATGCTG AGTAAAAGCCCACAGGTTAAAGGAAATGACAGTAGCAACTCAgaactggactcactgaatgAAGAAGAGGAAGTTTCTGAAGCTGATAACCGAGAAAAGGAGATTCTCATTGATCGCTTACAGTcgataaaagaagaaaa GGAAGATATAACTTATCGGTTACCTGAGCTTGATCAGCGAGGCTCTGATGAGGAAAATGTAGACTCTGAGACCTCAGCAAGCACAGAGAGCCTGCTAGAGGAGAGAACAGGACGGATGGATACCGAAGGTCAGTATTAA